A stretch of Alkalicella caledoniensis DNA encodes these proteins:
- a CDS encoding ABC transporter permease, whose amino-acid sequence MNKSKKKIAQDPILILTIILVVSSLAVFIVYPLFQIAKASFFNIHGEFSIAGYQRVLRGGNLLRALTNSLRLAAITATLSTIIAYIFAYTINYVNVPFKKMFSGMAILPVISPPFVISLSAILLFGRRGFVTYHFLGMQNANIYGLNGLILVQTLTYFPIAFMVLAGLLKSLSPALEEASENLGASKLETFLKVTLPLTVPGIANAFLLVFIQSMADFGNPMTIGGNYSTIAREIYLQAIGSYDMQAGATLAMLLLTITLIVYALQKFWIGNKSYITVTGKPTGVRKLVEKGLFKNVMFGICFGLSAMVMLFYLLVPIGSFIRLWGVNNSFTTDHYKYVFSIGRKPLMDSLKLSLYATPISAFLGMIIAFLTVRKKFFGKRFVELVSMLAIAIPGTVIGISYILSFNVRPLALTGTATIIVVALVVRAMPVGMRSGITALQQIDPALEEAAINLGASQAKTFFSVVIPLIKPAFFSGLVYSFVKSMTAMSAIIFLVSARYNLVTASILSQVESGRLGVASAYSTILIIIMIFSLVILNTIVRIFGGHEKTNSPKINKKKPINLNQGGM is encoded by the coding sequence GTGAATAAATCTAAAAAGAAAATAGCTCAAGACCCCATACTTATACTAACCATCATTTTAGTAGTGAGTTCCCTTGCCGTATTTATAGTATATCCTCTGTTTCAAATAGCGAAAGCAAGCTTTTTCAATATCCATGGTGAGTTCTCAATAGCAGGCTATCAAAGGGTATTAAGGGGAGGAAATCTTCTTAGAGCTCTAACTAACTCACTAAGGCTAGCCGCAATAACAGCAACACTTTCCACTATAATCGCCTATATATTCGCATATACCATTAACTATGTGAATGTACCATTTAAGAAAATGTTTAGCGGGATGGCCATATTGCCAGTTATCTCACCACCATTTGTAATATCCTTATCGGCAATTTTATTATTTGGTCGTAGAGGTTTTGTAACCTATCACTTTTTAGGAATGCAAAACGCAAACATCTATGGATTAAATGGACTTATACTTGTACAGACCCTAACTTATTTCCCTATTGCATTTATGGTGTTAGCAGGATTGTTAAAATCCCTTAGCCCAGCCCTAGAGGAAGCCAGTGAAAACCTAGGAGCAAGTAAACTAGAAACATTCCTTAAGGTAACTCTACCTCTTACAGTACCGGGCATTGCCAATGCATTTTTGTTAGTTTTTATTCAGTCAATGGCAGATTTCGGAAATCCAATGACAATAGGTGGAAACTACTCTACCATAGCAAGGGAAATATATCTTCAGGCAATTGGTAGTTACGATATGCAAGCGGGAGCTACCTTAGCTATGTTACTATTAACCATAACCTTGATAGTGTACGCCCTTCAGAAATTTTGGATTGGAAATAAAAGCTATATAACAGTAACAGGAAAGCCAACAGGTGTAAGAAAACTTGTTGAAAAAGGATTGTTTAAAAACGTAATGTTTGGTATATGTTTTGGGCTTTCAGCCATGGTAATGTTATTTTACCTACTAGTACCCATTGGATCATTCATTAGACTGTGGGGTGTAAATAATTCCTTTACAACAGACCATTATAAATACGTTTTTTCCATTGGTAGGAAACCACTGATGGACTCCCTAAAACTATCCCTGTATGCAACACCTATCTCAGCATTTTTAGGTATGATAATAGCATTTTTAACTGTTAGGAAGAAATTCTTTGGAAAAAGGTTCGTAGAATTAGTCAGTATGTTGGCAATAGCTATACCTGGTACAGTTATAGGTATTTCATATATACTATCCTTTAATGTTCGTCCACTAGCCCTAACAGGAACAGCAACAATTATAGTTGTTGCACTTGTGGTAAGAGCTATGCCTGTAGGTATGAGATCAGGTATAACAGCACTTCAACAAATTGACCCTGCCTTAGAGGAAGCTGCTATAAACTTAGGTGCAAGCCAGGCAAAGACATTTTTCAGTGTTGTAATACCACTAATAAAACCAGCATTTTTTAGTGGATTAGTATATAGCTTTGTAAAAAGTATGACTGCCATGAGTGCTATCATATTCTTAGTTTCAGCAAGGTACAACCTTGTTACTGCATCCATCTTGTCTCAAGTGGAATCAGGACGTCTAGGAGTAGCCAGCGCTTATAGTACTATACTGATTATCATAATGATTTTCTCGTTAGTGATATTAAATACTATCGTGAGAATATTCGGTGGCCACGAAAAAACTAACTCTCCTAAAATAAATAAGAAAAAACCCATAAATCTAAATCAAGGGGGTATGTAA
- a CDS encoding ABC transporter ATP-binding protein, with translation MTKGVTLNKTTKIFDQETNNPVYAVNSIDLDIKEGEFVTLLGPSGCGKTTTLRMIAGFEEISEGEILFGTENVNQIPPNKRDCTMVFQSYALFPHLNVFDNVAYGLKLKKTPMDEIKKKIESIFSIMGLEGYSNRMPSQLSGGQQQRIALARALVMEPGVLLFDEPLSNLDAKLRLVMRDEIRKVQKKVGITAIYVTHDQNEAMAMSDKVVVMNKGRIEQVGTPMEIYQKPKTLFVADFIGVANFLDGEIREVNGKDVTVKIGESLVKVPDIENVVVGQKVTVVLRPEAIQLAKGDENQGVVTKSVFMGQHQEYDVEFQNKKFQITQGNPVAHEVFNEGDKVSLKFSSVHIITE, from the coding sequence ATGACAAAAGGAGTTACTTTAAATAAAACAACAAAAATTTTCGACCAAGAAACAAACAATCCTGTATATGCAGTCAACAGTATAGACCTTGATATAAAAGAAGGTGAATTTGTCACTTTGCTAGGCCCATCTGGCTGTGGTAAAACCACTACTCTACGTATGATTGCAGGATTTGAAGAAATTTCAGAAGGTGAGATATTATTTGGCACAGAAAATGTAAACCAGATTCCACCTAATAAAAGGGATTGTACAATGGTTTTCCAGTCCTATGCACTTTTCCCCCATTTAAATGTATTTGATAATGTAGCATATGGACTAAAGCTTAAAAAAACTCCCATGGATGAAATAAAGAAAAAGATAGAAAGTATTTTTTCCATCATGGGTCTAGAAGGCTATAGTAATCGTATGCCAAGTCAGCTGTCAGGTGGACAACAACAAAGGATAGCCCTAGCAAGAGCCCTAGTTATGGAACCAGGAGTACTACTGTTTGATGAGCCTTTGTCCAATCTTGATGCTAAACTTCGTCTGGTTATGAGGGATGAAATCCGTAAAGTACAAAAAAAGGTTGGAATCACCGCTATTTACGTAACCCATGATCAAAATGAGGCCATGGCCATGAGTGATAAAGTAGTAGTAATGAACAAAGGAAGAATAGAGCAAGTAGGAACTCCCATGGAAATATATCAAAAACCTAAGACTTTATTCGTAGCTGACTTTATAGGTGTAGCTAACTTCCTAGATGGAGAAATTAGGGAAGTAAATGGAAAGGATGTCACCGTTAAAATAGGTGAATCCTTAGTAAAAGTACCAGACATTGAAAATGTTGTAGTTGGTCAAAAGGTTACAGTAGTTCTCAGACCAGAAGCTATCCAACTTGCAAAAGGTGATGAAAACCAAGGGGTAGTAACAAAGAGTGTTTTCATGGGACAACATCAAGAATACGATGTGGAATTCCAAAATAAAAAGTTCCAAATAACTCAAGGAAACCCTGTTGCCCACGAGGTTTTCAATGAAGGAGATAAAGTATCCCTTAAGTTCTCTTCAGTACACATAATAACTGAATAA
- a CDS encoding ABC transporter substrate-binding protein, with protein sequence MGKISSIILIIVLMTSVVLSGCSDRDNQTQVLTIYAGLYEDHAIKAIEAFEKETGIKVNFTRLSGGEILRRIREEKENPQASVWFGGPVDTFIHAKQEELLMPYYSENRKFIDDIYKDEEGHWTGIYAGSLAIVSNRTWLQQKGLPVPQSWEELLQSDYTGMIAMPNPTTSGTGYTFLATMVQLLGEEEAYDYLEKMHKQTGLYTTSGSTSGRLVGMRDLGVAILFAHDAVKFFKEGFNDIVISFPKEGTGYEIGAVAIINNAPELEAAQKFVDWTLTKHAQEMGKQVGNYHILTNSDAVSPLEAFPLSELNVVNYDHEWAGVHRQRLLERWKNDIFRK encoded by the coding sequence ATGGGTAAAATTTCTTCTATAATTTTGATAATAGTTTTGATGACTTCAGTTGTATTATCTGGTTGTTCAGATAGGGATAACCAAACACAAGTATTAACAATATATGCTGGACTTTACGAAGATCACGCTATAAAAGCCATAGAAGCATTTGAAAAAGAGACTGGAATAAAAGTGAATTTTACCCGTTTGTCTGGAGGAGAGATTTTAAGAAGGATAAGGGAAGAAAAAGAAAATCCCCAAGCCAGTGTGTGGTTTGGAGGACCTGTTGATACCTTTATACATGCTAAGCAAGAGGAACTTCTTATGCCTTACTACTCCGAAAACAGAAAATTCATAGATGATATATATAAAGATGAAGAAGGACACTGGACAGGTATCTATGCTGGTTCCCTTGCTATAGTAAGCAATCGTACATGGCTGCAACAAAAGGGATTACCTGTGCCTCAATCCTGGGAGGAGTTGCTTCAATCTGACTATACTGGAATGATTGCAATGCCAAATCCCACAACATCAGGAACAGGATATACATTTTTAGCCACCATGGTTCAATTACTTGGCGAAGAGGAAGCCTATGATTATCTAGAAAAAATGCATAAGCAGACAGGCTTATATACAACATCTGGTAGTACTTCCGGGCGTTTAGTTGGAATGAGAGACTTAGGGGTAGCAATTTTGTTTGCCCATGATGCAGTGAAATTCTTTAAAGAAGGGTTCAATGACATAGTTATATCATTTCCTAAAGAAGGGACAGGCTATGAAATCGGCGCTGTAGCCATAATTAACAACGCACCAGAACTAGAAGCAGCCCAAAAATTCGTAGACTGGACTTTAACCAAACACGCTCAAGAGATGGGAAAACAGGTGGGTAACTATCACATTTTAACTAACAGTGATGCAGTATCACCCCTAGAGGCTTTTCCCCTATCCGAACTAAATGTGGTTAACTATGATCATGAATGGGCAGGTGTTCATAGACAAAGACTTCTAGAACGCTGGAAAAACGATATTTTTAGAAAATAA
- a CDS encoding BglG family transcription antiterminator, with product MISSRQKTILEQLVQQQDFFTVDQLAIKHEVSNRTIRNDILNLELFLKDNGIEITRHRKNGLKIEISDEKWQEIQTTLQENFVYLSPENRFKVIAKTLLKKSEMNFEDLMEEFKISDKTLIADLAELKPWFKRNSLDIVRERGKVIVKGRELAKRQAYLQLIKEETTGEKILDYILNDKSKIMNILQWKEWFQPKEINFLFEVVLEIEDALAIGFTDDGYVALILHMYLSTERLKKEFFVSMDDKTLNELLKSKEFQTVEKIVKMRVEPHFNIKLPPSEIGYITQHVLTAQRSYERDKEDEECLELAKQIVIEVEKVFSKPLLANNQIINNLAMHLKPAIYRFKYNKKIFNPLFEELKKEYGPLLKIIKEKTDELLHEKGISFDEHEISYIAMHIGAGLRHNKSTPIQHNKRIAIACSSGIGTANILKRKLQDMYPNINIVKKCSYKDLKDLTRDNVDIVISTIDIFYNLSIPWLKVSPLLTSEDEQRIINALGNPEKNIDMEYDVIHSVNEIIKIVEEHGKINNRLELSKKLLGFFKGSPRNQLTSHYSKGIEEILTEDSIILQQSLPSSVENMIRIGTTPLAKRGLIGLEYEEKLIKMIKKPNHHFMITNGVIFPHASNETGVWGTGMSLVTFQKPVKFTEVDRPLWLMITLAAEDGEKHVDALAQLIDALNDEEFISMLSICNNPKQIINWFQKREGSLQ from the coding sequence ATGATTTCCAGTAGACAAAAGACCATACTAGAACAACTAGTCCAGCAACAGGACTTCTTCACTGTAGACCAACTAGCCATTAAACATGAGGTATCTAACCGTACCATCAGAAATGATATATTAAATCTGGAACTATTCCTTAAAGATAATGGAATTGAAATAACTAGACATAGAAAAAATGGACTCAAAATAGAAATTTCCGACGAAAAGTGGCAGGAAATACAAACCACTTTACAAGAAAATTTCGTATACCTCTCCCCTGAGAACCGGTTTAAAGTAATAGCCAAAACACTTCTAAAAAAAAGTGAAATGAATTTTGAAGACTTAATGGAAGAGTTTAAAATCAGTGACAAAACATTGATAGCTGACTTAGCTGAGCTTAAACCTTGGTTTAAAAGAAACTCCTTAGATATAGTAAGGGAAAGAGGTAAAGTAATAGTGAAAGGTAGAGAGCTTGCAAAAAGACAAGCATACTTGCAACTAATCAAAGAGGAAACAACAGGTGAAAAAATCCTTGATTATATTTTAAATGATAAATCGAAGATTATGAACATACTACAGTGGAAAGAATGGTTTCAACCCAAAGAGATTAACTTCTTATTTGAAGTGGTACTAGAAATAGAAGATGCCTTAGCCATCGGATTTACAGATGATGGTTATGTGGCCTTAATTCTGCATATGTATCTATCCACTGAAAGACTAAAAAAAGAGTTTTTTGTTTCCATGGATGATAAGACCCTTAATGAACTGCTAAAAAGCAAAGAGTTTCAAACTGTAGAAAAAATAGTAAAAATGCGTGTGGAACCACACTTCAACATAAAACTACCACCATCTGAAATTGGGTATATAACACAACATGTTCTAACAGCACAAAGAAGTTATGAAAGGGACAAAGAGGATGAGGAATGTTTAGAACTTGCTAAACAGATAGTTATTGAAGTGGAAAAGGTTTTTTCCAAACCCTTGTTGGCAAATAACCAGATAATCAATAACTTGGCTATGCATCTAAAACCAGCAATCTATAGATTTAAGTATAATAAAAAAATATTCAATCCACTATTTGAAGAACTGAAGAAGGAATATGGCCCCTTACTGAAAATTATTAAAGAAAAGACAGATGAACTTCTTCATGAAAAAGGAATTTCCTTTGATGAACACGAAATAAGCTATATCGCCATGCACATAGGAGCAGGCCTTAGACACAATAAGAGCACACCAATCCAACACAATAAAAGGATAGCCATTGCCTGTAGTTCAGGAATAGGCACAGCAAATATTTTAAAAAGAAAACTACAAGATATGTACCCTAATATAAACATAGTAAAAAAATGTTCCTATAAAGACTTAAAGGATTTGACACGGGATAATGTGGATATAGTTATCTCAACCATAGATATATTTTATAACCTTTCAATTCCTTGGCTAAAAGTCTCACCACTTCTGACATCCGAGGATGAACAAAGAATAATCAATGCCCTAGGAAACCCTGAAAAAAACATTGATATGGAATACGATGTGATCCACTCTGTTAATGAGATAATAAAAATAGTTGAAGAACATGGTAAAATAAACAATCGTTTGGAATTATCAAAAAAACTACTAGGTTTTTTTAAAGGATCACCTAGAAATCAACTAACCTCCCATTATTCAAAGGGCATAGAGGAAATTCTAACTGAGGACTCTATCATACTGCAACAAAGCTTGCCTAGTAGTGTTGAAAACATGATTCGCATAGGTACAACACCTTTGGCTAAGCGAGGTCTCATCGGACTAGAATATGAAGAAAAACTAATAAAGATGATAAAAAAACCTAACCATCACTTTATGATAACAAATGGAGTTATTTTCCCCCATGCATCAAATGAAACAGGGGTATGGGGAACAGGAATGAGTCTTGTGACCTTTCAAAAACCTGTAAAGTTTACTGAGGTGGACAGGCCCTTATGGCTTATGATCACTTTAGCTGCAGAAGACGGAGAAAAGCATGTAGATGCGTTGGCCCAATTGATTGATGCACTAAATGATGAAGAATTTATAAGTATGCTTTCAATATGTAATAATCCAAAACAAATAATTAACTGGTTTCAAAAAAGAGAGGGTAGTTTACAATGA
- a CDS encoding PTS sugar transporter subunit IIB, with product MKKILVVCTSGLGTSLALRLVIEKFVRENNIKATVEHTDIGSANFMGADLIVGAKQVVNCLPIQNHAETVALEDIVNHKYIRQMLMDCNTIKEWIWGKEE from the coding sequence ATGAAAAAAATTCTAGTTGTTTGTACCAGTGGCTTAGGAACAAGTTTAGCTTTACGTCTAGTTATAGAAAAATTTGTTAGGGAAAATAACATTAAGGCAACTGTAGAACATACTGATATAGGATCTGCAAACTTCATGGGTGCAGACTTAATAGTGGGTGCCAAACAAGTTGTAAACTGTCTGCCTATACAAAATCATGCAGAAACTGTAGCTTTAGAAGATATAGTAAACCATAAATATATAAGGCAAATGTTAATGGACTGCAATACCATTAAAGAATGGATATGGGGAAAAGAGGAGTAG
- a CDS encoding PTS ascorbate transporter subunit IIC, translating into MNFSDAISRGVLGEPAFLLGLIACLGLIIQKHGIEKIIQGTIRTILGYILIQVGASAAGVSLGNLSLLIQRGFQVIGIIPHNEVIVALAQINYGSYIAWIMLFGMVIHLLIARFSPLKYVFLTGHHMLFMASMLSALLVVYPMEKWQIIIIGSGLLAVSMSVGPAIIQPYVRKVTKSDDVAVGHFNSFGFLLAGLIASCFKIKDKDKEEKLPAFFTRIQVFFQDHIISTTLFMVGLFLTASLVVGSEKVGELFMDRHPIVISIMQGTWFAAGVYVILMGVRMLLSEIVPAFQGISEKIVPNAIIALDCPILFPYAPIASIFGFLFSLLGGLLAMLVFISIPNQYTIIIPGIVAHFFSGGAAGVIAYTIGRKRGLVVASIIHGFAITILPYYLVRILSGLGFVRATFADSDFAIWGFIAKWILENIFRF; encoded by the coding sequence ATGAATTTTTCAGATGCTATCAGTAGAGGCGTGTTAGGAGAACCTGCATTTTTACTAGGGCTCATTGCCTGTTTAGGTCTAATAATACAAAAACATGGTATCGAAAAAATTATACAAGGAACCATAAGGACCATACTTGGCTATATACTAATTCAAGTAGGAGCATCTGCTGCTGGGGTTTCTTTAGGTAACTTATCTTTACTGATCCAAAGGGGTTTTCAAGTTATTGGGATTATACCCCATAACGAAGTTATTGTTGCCTTGGCACAAATTAACTATGGAAGCTACATTGCCTGGATTATGCTTTTCGGTATGGTGATACACTTACTAATTGCACGGTTTAGTCCCCTTAAATATGTGTTTTTAACAGGTCACCATATGTTATTTATGGCTTCTATGCTTTCTGCTTTACTTGTTGTGTACCCTATGGAGAAATGGCAAATAATCATTATAGGAAGTGGGCTGTTGGCTGTTTCCATGTCAGTTGGTCCAGCTATAATACAACCTTACGTAAGAAAAGTAACCAAGAGTGATGATGTGGCAGTAGGTCATTTTAACAGTTTTGGATTTCTTCTAGCAGGTCTAATTGCATCATGTTTCAAAATTAAGGACAAAGACAAAGAAGAAAAACTGCCTGCCTTTTTCACAAGGATACAGGTTTTCTTCCAAGATCATATAATTTCAACAACTCTATTTATGGTAGGTTTATTTCTAACAGCCAGTTTAGTTGTAGGCTCAGAAAAAGTTGGAGAGCTTTTTATGGACCGACACCCCATAGTAATATCTATAATGCAGGGAACATGGTTTGCTGCTGGAGTATATGTGATACTCATGGGTGTAAGAATGCTTCTTTCCGAAATAGTACCTGCTTTCCAAGGTATCAGTGAAAAGATAGTGCCAAACGCCATAATCGCCCTAGACTGTCCCATACTATTTCCATATGCTCCAATAGCCTCCATATTTGGTTTTCTATTTAGCTTGCTAGGAGGACTATTAGCAATGCTAGTCTTTATATCCATACCTAATCAATACACTATAATCATACCAGGCATAGTTGCTCACTTTTTTTCAGGGGGAGCAGCGGGGGTAATAGCATACACCATCGGTAGAAAAAGAGGACTTGTTGTGGCAAGTATAATTCACGGTTTTGCCATCACTATCCTACCATATTATTTAGTGCGCATCCTTTCTGGATTAGGGTTCGTCAGAGCTACATTTGCTGACTCAGACTTTGCTATCTGGGGATTTATTGCAAAGTGGATACTAGAGAACATATTTAGGTTTTAG
- a CDS encoding bifunctional NUDIX hydrolase family protein/GNAT family N-acetyltransferase: MELWDIYDEYRQKTQKNHERGKPMKPGDYHLVVHIWITNDKGQYLIQKRQPWKEGYPDTWDCAAAGSAVAGDSSKEAAVRETMEEIGVRIEEKDLEPLFSIKFSRGFDDIYLVRKNISLTELTLQEEEVADAKWATEDEIKDMISKGEFVPYHYLDGLLDLVNSKVIMKNATMDDSDVLFELQKKVFMPLYKKYQDHSTSPANQPKDRFLRRFELGEYYKIFYETELVGSVFVYLKEPGLMKLHIINILQDYQNKGIAQQVMERLELLYPQAKQWELETIKSEERNLYLYEKMGYVQQDNKKIINDKLHIVTYIKDKGIKTIQGY, encoded by the coding sequence ATGGAACTTTGGGATATATATGATGAGTACAGACAGAAAACACAAAAAAACCATGAACGGGGAAAACCAATGAAACCAGGGGACTACCACTTAGTAGTACATATATGGATAACAAATGATAAAGGCCAATACCTAATTCAAAAACGTCAGCCATGGAAGGAAGGATATCCTGATACATGGGATTGTGCTGCAGCTGGATCTGCAGTGGCAGGGGATAGCAGCAAAGAAGCTGCAGTAAGAGAGACAATGGAAGAAATAGGTGTTAGGATAGAAGAAAAAGACCTTGAACCTTTATTTAGTATAAAATTTTCTCGAGGCTTTGATGACATTTACTTGGTGCGAAAAAATATAAGTTTAACAGAATTAACGCTACAGGAAGAAGAAGTAGCAGATGCTAAATGGGCTACGGAAGATGAGATTAAAGACATGATCAGTAAAGGTGAGTTTGTTCCATACCACTACCTTGATGGGTTGTTGGATTTAGTTAATTCTAAAGTGATAATGAAAAATGCTACAATGGATGATTCTGATGTATTATTTGAACTGCAAAAAAAAGTTTTTATGCCATTGTACAAAAAGTACCAAGATCATAGCACAAGCCCTGCAAATCAGCCGAAAGATAGATTTTTAAGGAGATTTGAACTAGGGGAGTACTACAAAATTTTTTACGAAACAGAGTTAGTTGGTAGCGTTTTTGTCTATTTGAAAGAACCTGGTTTGATGAAACTACATATTATAAACATCCTTCAAGATTATCAAAACAAAGGTATAGCCCAGCAAGTTATGGAACGCTTAGAATTATTGTACCCCCAGGCAAAACAATGGGAATTAGAAACCATAAAATCCGAGGAACGTAACCTTTATCTATATGAAAAGATGGGATATGTCCAACAAGATAATAAGAAAATAATAAATGATAAGCTCCATATTGTCACTTATATAAAAGATAAAGGAATTAAAACAATACAAGGCTACTAA
- a CDS encoding GAF domain-containing protein, which yields MNSNIILKSKWGIFMYVSTILIPILTSILLAIGVLPNFDQWGNGVTGLFTVISFLGLILITTSIISIVKISNIIEKAYANSLYKPETQYNKKRSMTIFQKILKLQRQMRIISLENQILYDTALAIHTSTSLSELLDTVLGRMRTHLGGDFAYVCMLEGGSLHIEKTNSFDKSSLQKSSFRVGEGLVGESLLKDHPIITGDVLKDPRYIKVFEECKSQLTIPLKVYNQKIGVLVLGSFKKNHFKNKDLLLLKTISSEIAIAINSAKLTEELRSEKDQIHTLYSSAQEITSSIDISEVMETGINTITELSDA from the coding sequence TTGAACAGCAATATAATACTTAAATCCAAGTGGGGAATTTTCATGTATGTTTCTACTATCTTGATCCCAATACTGACATCAATTTTACTTGCAATAGGAGTACTACCCAATTTTGATCAATGGGGGAACGGTGTCACAGGTTTATTTACTGTGATATCTTTTTTGGGTCTAATCCTTATCACCACTTCTATTATAAGCATAGTTAAGATATCAAATATTATTGAAAAAGCGTATGCAAATAGCTTATATAAACCAGAAACTCAATACAATAAAAAGCGTTCTATGACTATCTTTCAGAAGATACTTAAGCTTCAAAGGCAAATGAGGATTATCAGTTTGGAAAACCAAATATTATACGATACAGCCTTGGCCATTCATACATCAACTTCTTTAAGTGAATTATTAGATACAGTTTTGGGAAGAATGAGAACCCACTTAGGTGGAGATTTTGCATATGTATGCATGCTTGAAGGAGGCAGTCTACATATAGAAAAAACTAATAGTTTTGACAAGTCTTCACTGCAAAAATCATCCTTTAGGGTGGGGGAAGGACTTGTAGGGGAATCACTATTAAAAGATCACCCAATAATAACAGGTGATGTTTTAAAGGACCCTAGATATATTAAAGTGTTTGAGGAATGTAAATCCCAACTGACTATACCACTTAAAGTATATAATCAAAAAATAGGTGTATTGGTATTGGGAAGTTTTAAAAAAAATCATTTCAAAAATAAAGATTTACTATTATTAAAAACAATTTCTAGTGAAATAGCTATAGCAATAAATAGTGCTAAATTAACTGAAGAACTTAGGTCTGAAAAAGATCAAATTCATACACTTTATAGTTCAGCTCAGGAAATAACATCTAGCATTGATATATCTGAAGTTATGGAAACAGGAATCAACACCATAACAGAACTTTCAGATGCATAA
- a CDS encoding GGDEF domain-containing protein, which translates to MYRSINISTKEPLLAQKYKLIETVTSQLAKALENAIIHHSVEVLATTDNLTGFYNNRYFYEALEREIIKSQKNKTELTLVTLDIDDFKIFNDRYGHLIGDYVLKEISNIIHKGTRESDILCRYGGDELFIILPETDSKSAAILMKRIVENIEKHSVEIDREIGLEYEKNNEKNQKSSLGLGHIKSWLSKFNTKKKLTGNIQVTVSVGICSIENIDSKYRNNNDCIKTQLIKKADKAMLGAKHKGKNQVVNA; encoded by the coding sequence ATGTATAGGAGTATCAATATCTCCACAAAGGAACCTTTGCTTGCTCAGAAATACAAGCTCATAGAGACTGTAACTAGTCAGTTGGCTAAAGCCCTAGAAAATGCTATAATTCATCACTCAGTGGAGGTCTTAGCAACAACAGACAATCTAACAGGGTTTTATAATAATCGCTACTTTTATGAGGCTTTGGAAAGGGAGATAATCAAAAGCCAAAAAAACAAAACTGAGCTAACACTGGTGACTTTAGATATAGATGACTTCAAAATATTCAATGACAGGTATGGGCACTTAATTGGCGATTATGTACTAAAAGAAATTAGTAATATAATTCATAAAGGTACTAGGGAAAGTGACATACTATGCCGTTACGGTGGTGATGAGCTCTTTATAATTCTTCCTGAAACTGACTCAAAAAGTGCAGCAATTTTGATGAAGAGGATAGTTGAAAATATTGAAAAACACTCTGTAGAAATCGACCGGGAAATTGGACTGGAGTATGAAAAAAACAACGAAAAAAATCAAAAGTCATCCCTTGGGCTTGGACATATCAAAAGCTGGCTAAGTAAGTTTAATACTAAGAAAAAGTTAACAGGGAACATCCAAGTAACAGTTAGTGTGGGAATATGTAGCATAGAAAATATAGACTCAAAATACAGAAATAATAACGACTGTATTAAAACACAATTAATAAAAAAAGCCGACAAAGCTATGCTTGGTGCTAAGCATAAAGGAAAAAACCAAGTGGTAAATGCATAA